The Microbacterium limosum genome contains a region encoding:
- the ilvA gene encoding threonine ammonia-lyase encodes MTAPEKLLTDVPTLSEFEDAARSLRGVISHTPLELSHSLTEMLGVPVHLKLENLQRTGSFKIRGATYRLSRLTEQERARGVVAASAGNHAQGVALAAQELGIAATIFMPLGVPVPKLLATRGYGAEVVLEGATVETPLRLAAEFAERTGAVLIHPFDHRDIVVGQGTLGLELMDDLPEVETIIVGIGGGGLLAGVAGAVRARAAATGRAVRIIGVQAENAAAYPPSLEAGHPVDVLTRPTIADGILVSRPGDVPFGIIRDLVDEVVTVSDDDIARALLVLLERAKVVVEPAGAVGVAAILAGKVSATGPTIPVLSGGNIDPLLMQRVIAHGLAASGRYMTLRIPLPDRPGQLSQVSELVAQAGANVTEVMHTRHGQGLQISEVILQISVETRGEDHKALTLQTLEKAGFRPVVVPD; translated from the coding sequence ATGACCGCGCCAGAGAAACTCCTCACCGACGTACCCACCCTGTCCGAATTCGAGGATGCCGCGCGCAGCCTGCGCGGCGTCATCAGCCACACTCCGCTGGAGCTCTCGCATTCGCTGACGGAGATGCTCGGGGTCCCGGTGCACCTCAAGCTCGAGAACCTGCAGCGGACGGGCTCGTTCAAGATCCGCGGCGCGACCTACCGGCTCTCCCGCCTGACGGAACAGGAGCGCGCGCGGGGCGTCGTCGCGGCCTCGGCCGGCAACCACGCGCAGGGCGTCGCGCTCGCGGCGCAGGAGCTGGGCATCGCCGCCACGATCTTCATGCCGCTGGGCGTGCCCGTGCCCAAACTGCTCGCGACGCGCGGCTACGGCGCCGAGGTCGTGCTCGAGGGCGCCACGGTCGAGACACCCCTGCGCCTCGCGGCCGAGTTCGCCGAGCGCACGGGCGCCGTGCTGATCCACCCCTTCGACCATCGCGACATCGTCGTGGGCCAGGGCACCCTCGGCCTCGAGCTGATGGACGATCTGCCCGAGGTCGAGACCATCATCGTCGGCATCGGCGGCGGCGGGCTGCTCGCGGGCGTCGCGGGGGCCGTGCGTGCGCGGGCGGCCGCGACCGGCCGCGCCGTGCGCATCATCGGGGTGCAGGCGGAGAACGCCGCGGCCTACCCTCCCTCGCTCGAGGCGGGGCATCCGGTGGACGTCCTCACTCGACCCACGATCGCCGACGGCATCCTGGTCTCGCGCCCCGGAGACGTGCCGTTCGGGATCATCCGCGACCTCGTGGACGAGGTGGTCACGGTGAGCGACGACGACATCGCCCGCGCCCTGCTGGTACTCCTCGAGCGGGCCAAGGTCGTCGTGGAGCCCGCCGGTGCCGTGGGGGTCGCCGCGATCCTGGCCGGCAAGGTGTCCGCCACCGGACCGACCATCCCGGTGCTCTCCGGCGGCAACATCGACCCGCTCCTGATGCAGCGGGTGATCGCGCACGGTCTGGCCGCGTCGGGTCGGTACATGACCCTCCGCATCCCGCTGCCGGACCGCCCGGGGCAGCTCTCCCAGGTCTCCGAGCTCGTCGCGCAGGCGGGCGCCAACGTCACCGAGGTGATGCACACCCGCCACGGTCAGGGGCTGCAGATCAGCGAGGTCATCCTCCAGATCAGTGTCGAGACACGCGGCGAGGACCACAAGGCGCTCACGCTCCAGACCCTCGAGAAGGCGGGCTTCCGGCCGGTCGTCGTTCCCGACTGA
- a CDS encoding AI-2E family transporter gives MSESPDPPRRRLADVLRERTVSTETTGSVPRGLRIATAYAWRFLVIAGAAAVAVWLVIQLKLLVIPLLVAILITALLWPAFTWMLRHRFPRWLAIVLSLLGTITVVTGLFWLVIWQVSRQWASVQERTADAVVQLREFLIDGPLHLTATQIDGWLVEGWQLIQEQAELLLSGALAFGTTLGHVATGALLALFILITTLADGGGIWRWTLRLFPRAARPAVDEAAHAGWATVVTYARTQLLVATIDAVGIGLGALLLGVPLAIPIAVLVFLGAFVPFIGAIVTGALAVFLALVYNGPWIAFWMLVVVLGVQQIESHVLQPILMGSAVKVHPLAVVLVVAGGAMIAGIPGALFAVPLAAFVNVFAVSIARRRVGVDTSPVSADLIWSTVPRNRKTRR, from the coding sequence GTGAGCGAGAGCCCCGATCCTCCCCGCAGACGTCTGGCCGACGTGCTGCGCGAGCGGACGGTGTCCACCGAGACGACCGGCTCCGTGCCGCGCGGACTGCGGATCGCGACGGCCTACGCCTGGCGGTTCCTCGTCATCGCGGGCGCTGCGGCGGTGGCGGTCTGGCTCGTCATCCAGCTGAAGCTCCTCGTCATCCCGCTGCTCGTGGCGATCCTCATCACGGCGCTGCTGTGGCCGGCCTTCACGTGGATGCTGCGGCACCGCTTTCCCCGGTGGCTCGCGATCGTGTTGTCGCTGCTCGGCACCATCACCGTCGTGACGGGGCTGTTCTGGCTCGTGATCTGGCAGGTCTCGCGCCAGTGGGCGAGCGTCCAGGAGCGCACGGCGGACGCCGTCGTGCAGCTGCGGGAGTTCCTGATCGACGGGCCGCTGCACCTCACGGCCACGCAGATCGACGGATGGCTCGTGGAGGGCTGGCAGCTCATCCAGGAGCAGGCGGAGCTGCTCCTCTCGGGCGCGCTTGCGTTCGGCACGACGCTCGGTCACGTCGCGACGGGTGCGCTGCTGGCCCTGTTCATCCTCATCACGACCCTCGCCGACGGCGGCGGGATCTGGCGCTGGACGCTGCGGCTGTTCCCGCGGGCCGCTCGCCCCGCCGTGGACGAAGCCGCGCACGCCGGCTGGGCCACGGTGGTGACCTATGCGCGCACCCAGCTGCTCGTCGCCACGATCGACGCCGTCGGCATCGGGCTCGGCGCGCTGCTGCTCGGCGTGCCCTTGGCGATCCCCATCGCGGTGCTGGTCTTCCTCGGCGCGTTCGTGCCGTTCATCGGCGCGATCGTGACGGGCGCGCTCGCGGTGTTCCTGGCCCTGGTCTACAACGGGCCGTGGATCGCCTTCTGGATGCTCGTCGTGGTCCTCGGCGTGCAGCAGATCGAGAGCCACGTGCTGCAGCCGATCCTGATGGGCTCCGCCGTGAAGGTGCACCCCCTCGCGGTCGTCCTCGTCGTCGCGGGAGGGGCGATGATCGCCGGCATCCCGGGAGCCCTCTTCGCGGTTCCGCTGGCGGCGTTCGTCAATGTCTTCGCGGTCTCCATCGCCCGCAGACGCGTCGGGGTCGACACCTCGCCCGTCTCGGCCGACCTCATCTGGAGCACCGTGCCCCGCAACAGGAAGACCCGCCGATGA